The window GTGTAATTGTAGTTATTCCAGAAAGAAATATCTTTTTGAGCTATCCCTTACCCCCAAGCATTCAAGTTCGAAGTAATTGGAACTATCCCTTACTCTATCATCTTCAAAACCCATCAAAAACTAGATCTGTTGTATAGCCCTAGATAGTTGTTTCTCGATGTACATGAAGAACAATCAGAAATtatccacacacacacacacacacacacacacacacacacacacaaaaaaaaaaaaaaaaagaagaacagATAAAAGACCCTAAATTATATCTTACTTGGTCTATTTCACACTTCTGCAGGATTTTCACGGCACTGTTCTGGACTCCATCTCGTAACTGTGCGTTCTTCAATGGAGTAACTGTCCAAACACGAAGGAGAAACAAATTCACTTCCATTATCATTGACGGAAAGAACTAGCAACGTTTTAGCAACACTTCCACAAAGCCGAATTGTGCAAAGAAAATCAGACCAAACCCTCAATCGCCCATTTCCATTACTGTCTCTTCCTTCAGACAACACCAGAACAGCAAATTCAGAGTGAACAAGAGCCGGATGATGACGATACGCCACAAAATCAACCCCATATTGAGATCCAGGTCTAACAACCCAATTCTTCAATCGAAGATGTCGGTAAGCAATGTAAAACTCAGGGAATGTAGCCTTTTGGGTCTTCATATACCGCCAAAGCTCTTGAAAATTCATTTCACAGTCTTGTCCATCGACAATTTTGAGGCAATTCAAGTGATAGGACAAGTAAAAAGCCTCCTCCATGCCAAATTGAAACCATTGTTTGTCCTTCTCAGCAGTAAGAATTTGTCGGCCGAAACAAGTGCGATTAAGAAGATCGGTTTGTTCTTCGTCGGCTAGATAAAGTATGGTAGAACCAGATAATAATCCTCGAGCGTTGGACTGTATGAAAGAAGATTGAAGGTGAAGTACAGTACTGGAGATGGGATCAGCTAGAGCTTTGGCTTCTGAAGCCTTCCCTTTCCATCTCGGCGCCATTGAAGCCGGAGGTGAAACAGTGAAATCGACGGCAACAACGCgagataaaagagaaaaagaagagtgCGGCGGCGGGGAGagtaagttaaaagaaaaaggaaagtaGTTGGAGATCATAGATtagataaaattaaaagaataaagatATTATTTGTAACATTGGAGAGTGGTGGTTGAACCTCCCAACCTCTAACTACATACTTACAATTTCTAACAAAAATTAAGGATACAAATGTGTGGCAATAATCTAAAATGATGCAGTGAtctaaattttgtttctttatttaaaaaaagtttatacCTTGAAGTATGTTTGAAACATTATAAAAGTTAGAGATATTATTACTACTTTTGAAAGTATAGTGATATTTTGAAAGAAATGATAAAGTCAATGAACTTCCTAAGAATACTTCTACCTTCTAATGTTTGGGAGTTGAGCTTTTTGAGTGAAATGTCAATtactaacaagaaaaaaaaacatcaatttCACGGGACTAAATAACAAAAAACAGTCATTTTTTAACGTTATCAAATTTacgatttgttttttttatatatataaatatctcATCCAACCCATAAGAGTGAGACTTGTCGAGCAAAAAAATTGCAATACATTTCAAAACTTAAGGTTAAGATTGCAACATTTATCAACATTTAAGGTACCATTTGTTGAAAGTttatagtaaaataaaaatagaagttTCCCTTAATTTTCCCCTATTACAACAACATAGTTATTTGACTAATACTTCTCTAAACAGTTGAAGACATCAACATAATTTCTCGCCTTGTCCCTTGAACTCCATTGCTTTGGACTCATTTGCTAGAAGAGATGCCCTGAAAATTACTCTTTAACTGTTCGTGTCAGTACAATTCTAAGAACAgctaaaagaaaggaaaagcTTGGAAATTGTTTAATTACATATTCAGATGAATGCAAAGAGCAAAGAGAGTGCATCAACTGTCACCATTATAAGTTATTAATAGCATTCTGAATTCTCAAATTTGGAAGAGAGCTCTctacaaaatgaagaaaaaaacatcAATGGCCGTGGGGAAATGAAAAAACATAACTAACACTACAAGCCTACAATCCGATTTCTATTTCTGCGGTTTCTTCCAAAGCACCCCTATCTTTCTTAGTACAttcacatttttctttttcagtaAATCATCATCTGAATCTTCTGAGTACAGCGGACCGATCTTACCGGTAATGGCATTGTAGTTGCTGTCCATTGATCCTGTTCTGCCTACGAATTCCCCATTGCTTCCAGCTGAAATCATGGCTGCAGCTGCCTCTGCCGCCTTCCTCCATTGCTCCGACTGCACTTTCAGTGTTCTCAGTTCCATCTCCATTTCTGCATTCGCTGCTTGTGCTGCTTCGAGTTCGGCTATGCCTACAGATTTCCTGCTAGTACTTCGATCTGTTTCTTCTGCTATGATCCCGAGTTTAACTTGAGTGTCCCTGTCTATTGTCGTGGATGTAACTAGTTCGGTCGTTGTATCCTCCTTCACTTTGGTCTTGATTGTGTCCCTTTTACTAATTTCAGATATCAGCATTTCATTCTCCTCTGATACACTTTGGAATTCTGTTTCTTTGTCTAAGAGATTGGCCTTTAGATCTGCAATGCAGTTCTTCAAGTCATCCAACTCTTTCTCTAGTTCGTATACTCGGTGGCTCGATAGGCTCTTCTCGAGCTTACAACTTAACTCCAAGTTCTCTTCTGTGATGCTCCTTAATTCAGTTTCCCTGTTGAGTAATTTCACCCTAAACTCGTCAATTTCAAGTCTTGATTTTTCTAATTCCTTCTTAAGTTCAATCTCTCTCGGGTTTGCATCAGATTTCACATGTTTAGCCTCTGTGGAAGGTTTTGGCTCAAGGGTACTCTGACCTTGTTTCCCCTCATATTCACCCTCAACAGCGAGTGGAGCTGATTGAGGAGAGCTAAGATCTGCTTCCAACTGTTCTGATTCCCTTGTCTCACCTTCTTGTGTTTCCTGCTCTCGATTCTTGCCAACTGCAAACGTCTCAAAAGCTTTCCAACTAGCATTTGCAAGGGCAGGTTCCAATTTACAAACAAGCGTTTCCAGTATGCTTACATGTTCCCGAGACTCGTCCAACTCCAACGTAACTGAATTCCAATCTTCAAAAGCTTTTGTAGAATCAGATCCAAGTAACTCCACCATTTCTTTTGCAGTTTCCAATTGTGCTGTAGTTTCACTTATAAGTGCTTGGACCTGAGATTCAGATACTTCACAATCTTGCAGTTGGTTTTTCATGCTTCCCATAAGGGAGAGAATTTCTGACAGAAATTTCTTCAATTTACTGTGCTTCTCATTAACAGATCCTGCATGCTTCGTCTGAAAAGCTTTAGATTCATCAACTACCCGAAGTTTGAGTTTAAGCTGCTGCATTACATTCACCATTGCTAAGGCAACTGAATCAACAGATTCCGACTTATCAGTGACCTCAGATGCAGAGTGCAGAGATTGATCATCTTCTTGTGCTTGCTTCTGAAGCTCTTTAGGATGACCTTGCTCGGAAGAAGATAGCCGATGCTCCTTGGCATTTGAAGGCACACTGGACACCTCAGCATCAACTCGAGCTCGGTCCTTCCGCAACTTGGATGAATGAAGTTGCTCCTTTGCCTTTTTAAGATCCTTCTGAAGGATAGAAATCTGAGATTCCAACTCGGATATTTTGTTCTGGCACTTCTTCTGAACAAGAGAGAAGACAGATCAGACATTACCTTACTTCAACTTGTTAGTTTAGTACAGCCACTAAATAAAATGTTGATAGGATTTTTATAACAAAGCACAACTAATTAtttgcaaaataaaaaaaccaagtTGATAGGATTCAGctttagttattcactagaggAAACAAATCATACATTACAGTACTGCAACTTGTGAGATCATAGTACAACCACTAAAGAAAATTTCaagcccatttttttttatcaattcacattttttataataaatcaCGAATCGTAGGAAAATCATCATATTTGAACAGATATTCGGAAGAGAAAGGCAAATTTGACCACATACGAGTTCACATGAGAAATCTCACACGCTCTGGGTTTCTACATTTACAAATCTCAATTGAATGGGTGGAAATTTCTAAAAAGACGGttgaaaaatatgaatatttaagGAGAATAACATGTGTGAATTGTGCTCCCATGTTCTTCCTGAAAACTATATGTGGGTGGTCTGGAGGAAGTCCAAACATTAAACTTACAAAATGGTACATCCAGTAATGCTTTATCTCCCTCCCTTCGTTGTATTCATTATTTTACAAAACAAAGCCACATCtccttattctttttctttttgatgaAAAACCATAAACATAATAGTAATATAAAGCCAATTTCTAGACATAAAGAAATTACCCTGAAAAAAATCTACTTCCAAGTTCCAAAGCTTAATCCAAACAGAAGAGTTTAAGAAGCTTTCGTATGGGTTTTTATACTAGAGAAGGATTACTTCAAtccaaaatatattttcttaattgCTCCTTAAAATTTTTCCATACGAACTCAAGAACAACATCAGTGAAATATCAATGGAAACTTAAAAAATGATAAGCACAACAAGAGATACTGATATATTGCTCTTTTATTTTATGTTCAGATACTCAACCATACCATTTAACTTTCTAAAGATAGTGTACCTCTGATAGTGGAGTTCTGGGCGATCTGCCAATAATTTTAGGGCTTCTCTCTTTAGATATCCTTCCTGTTTGATTGGAAGAAGATGACGAGTCACACTTCAATGCTGTGGGCTTAACTTGACGAGCAGCTTTTAAAGAAACCTTTTTGGCGGTCTCCAATGAACTTCTGGcataaaaaatatatcaaaacaTTTCAGTAGGAGTTAAAAGCTTTAGCAGTAAGTTTGCCTATCACATGCTGATAAGGCAATCAATATTTTAATAGTTAACAAAGATGATACTATAAGAAGGCAGGGAACATTAGGAATATCTGCAGAGGTAAATGAGAAATTAGCCAATAAATAGTTAAAAAATGGTGGTTTAAAAATAATGTGGATTGATAATTAAAGAATTAAGATTCTTTATTGTTACTTTAATTAATGTGGTAATATATTCCAGTCCCATATTCTTGGtttttaatcttgaattcaGGTTCCCTTAACATATCCAGATAGTTCTCGCCAAGAACAGCTAAGAGCAGGTGTATCGTGGCTGTCACGAATTGCAATTGAGATATACGGAATCATAAAAACTAAGAAGAAAGTATCTTTTCCAAAACAGATTGAACTCCTAGTGCTGGTAGTCAAAAACGATATAATTGGGGTGAGGACCCATTTGGTAAAGTCAACAGTGATAAATTGTCAAAAACTGAAGTGGAGATCCAATTGGCAGCTCGGTGGAAGTCATAGGCACTCTTTCAAAACGAAGAGACTCCAGATCATCATGACAAACCAATTTCCAGCAGAGCAATGGCCAATTTCCCATTACTCATTGAATGTGAATTCAGTATACAGACACGTCCTTGCAAAAACGAGTCAGAAACCTTTCGAGAAGCAAGAAAGGAGATGGTTCTCTCAACATATGATATGTATACAAAATCATTTTTGCCTAGTTTAAAAACATTCCAAAACAAACCTCTGACCATTTAACAATTTCCATACAATCAAAATTGATCTTAGATGATTAAAAACAAGTTTTGAAGTGATTTTAACCATTTCAAAATCACTCAAAAAAAACAAGACTTTAGCTCTcgaatgaaaataaaaatacgTAACAAAACCAGGTTTCATCATATGGAATCCACTTCACTTGTTCGATAGTGGAAAGCCCTCGGCTTAACTAGTGTTAGGTACAACATTAAGCCTCTTCAAACATTCTCAAGAAACTCGAACAAAAAGAATGAAATGCTTGAAAtcatcaaaataaatttaatgaaACAAGTTCAGAGAGACAAATGAAGAACAACTGAACCATTAACTGCACCACTTCAGTTCATTCCTACTAATCCTACCAATGGATCGAACGAACATTCAACTTCAAACAGTCATGCCCATTTCCAGAAAATGACCAAGAATCATGAAAAGAAAGCTTTTGAGAAGGAAAAAAACAGTGAAAAAAATACTTCAATACCTGGATTTTGAAGTCTGCATCACTTCCTATCTCTGAAAACAAAGTATCAACACAATGGGTTTGATTAAAGCTACTTGACAGTTCCCTCACCCACAAAAGACAAGCAAGGCTGCAATAGATAGGGTTCATAGAGGAACCAAGAGGATCAAAACAAGTTCATGGTGACCAATGTGAAGTGAAAAGGGTTCACAAAAATGGGGGAAACCCTTTTGATATTAcaaccaaaaaagaaagaaaactctgaagaagatgaaagaCAAGAGAAAAGAGAGATGAACCAAACAGAAAAAAGCAAATAGTTCAGTCAGCTTTCAAGAACACTTCTTTAATACTCAGGCCCTCTATAATGTCTCAAGGGCCTACAAGAGAGTGACagatatagaaaatataaaGTTCCAGAAATAACCCTTTCCACAAATGAGAAAAATCTTGAAGTTCTTAGTACTTAATAACTCCCCACCTGTAAATTCCTTGCTATAGAAGTGCATTTTGGTAAATTTTCATTGAAGTTCCCTCCCAGTTTGGCCGTGAAAGAAGGAGAAAGGCATGTATAATTAAATGTTAAGAgggtttgaaatttgaaaacaacCGCATGAAAAGaagagttttttaaaaatggggggaaaaaagaaaacaaacaaacaaaagaaactGCCCTAAACTTCTTGTTTTGTCCATTCTCCACTAAATACAGAACAACCCCAAAATTTCCCCACACAAAGTAACTGCAAATATTCcaataaaatgaagaaaaaaaaaccctagaatGTAAGTTCAAAATCAAGAAGAACATCACATTAAACAGTTCAAATTCAAACCATTTTGCAGTGACAATAAAAGGGTAAAAAATTAGGGCAAACCTGGAAGAAATGGGAATTTTAAGCAGCCATTTTTGTTGAGAAAGagggtgaagaagaagaaatggaaggGATTTTGGATACTTTATTAAAAGTATTGAAATGACCAAAA is drawn from Cucumis melo cultivar AY chromosome 11, USDA_Cmelo_AY_1.0, whole genome shotgun sequence and contains these coding sequences:
- the LOC103501916 gene encoding tRNA-splicing endonuclease subunit Sen2-1 isoform X1, encoding MISNYFPFSFNLLSPPPHSSFSLLSRVVAVDFTVSPPASMAPRWKGKASEAKALADPISSTVLHLQSSFIQSNARGLLSGSTILYLADEEQTDLLNRTCFGRQILTAEKDKQWFQFGMEEAFYLSYHLNCLKIVDGQDCEMNFQELWRYMKTQKATFPEFYIAYRHLRLKNWVVRPGSQYGVDFVAYRHHPALVHSEFAVLVLSEGRDSNGNGRLRVCYSIEERTVTRWSPEQCRENPAEV
- the LOC103501917 gene encoding interactor of constitutive active ROPs 3 isoform X1, coding for MQTSKSRSSLETAKKVSLKAARQVKPTALKCDSSSSSNQTGRISKERSPKIIGRSPRTPLSEKKCQNKISELESQISILQKDLKKAKEQLHSSKLRKDRARVDAEVSSVPSNAKEHRLSSSEQGHPKELQKQAQEDDQSLHSASEVTDKSESVDSVALAMVNVMQQLKLKLRVVDESKAFQTKHAGSVNEKHSKLKKFLSEILSLMGSMKNQLQDCEVSESQVQALISETTAQLETAKEMVELLGSDSTKAFEDWNSVTLELDESREHVSILETLVCKLEPALANASWKAFETFAVGKNREQETQEGETRESEQLEADLSSPQSAPLAVEGEYEGKQGQSTLEPKPSTEAKHVKSDANPREIELKKELEKSRLEIDEFRVKLLNRETELRSITEENLELSCKLEKSLSSHRVYELEKELDDLKNCIADLKANLLDKETEFQSVSEENEMLISEISKRDTIKTKVKEDTTTELVTSTTIDRDTQVKLGIIAEETDRSTSRKSVGIAELEAAQAANAEMEMELRTLKVQSEQWRKAAEAAAAMISAGSNGEFVGRTGSMDSNYNAITGKIGPLYSEDSDDDLLKKKNVNVLRKIGVLWKKPQK
- the LOC103501917 gene encoding interactor of constitutive active ROPs 3 isoform X2: MQTSKSSSLETAKKVSLKAARQVKPTALKCDSSSSSNQTGRISKERSPKIIGRSPRTPLSEKKCQNKISELESQISILQKDLKKAKEQLHSSKLRKDRARVDAEVSSVPSNAKEHRLSSSEQGHPKELQKQAQEDDQSLHSASEVTDKSESVDSVALAMVNVMQQLKLKLRVVDESKAFQTKHAGSVNEKHSKLKKFLSEILSLMGSMKNQLQDCEVSESQVQALISETTAQLETAKEMVELLGSDSTKAFEDWNSVTLELDESREHVSILETLVCKLEPALANASWKAFETFAVGKNREQETQEGETRESEQLEADLSSPQSAPLAVEGEYEGKQGQSTLEPKPSTEAKHVKSDANPREIELKKELEKSRLEIDEFRVKLLNRETELRSITEENLELSCKLEKSLSSHRVYELEKELDDLKNCIADLKANLLDKETEFQSVSEENEMLISEISKRDTIKTKVKEDTTTELVTSTTIDRDTQVKLGIIAEETDRSTSRKSVGIAELEAAQAANAEMEMELRTLKVQSEQWRKAAEAAAAMISAGSNGEFVGRTGSMDSNYNAITGKIGPLYSEDSDDDLLKKKNVNVLRKIGVLWKKPQK
- the LOC103501916 gene encoding tRNA-splicing endonuclease subunit Sen2-1 isoform X2 codes for the protein MISNYFPFSFNLLSPPPHSSFSLLSRVVAVDFTVSPPASMAPRWKGKASEAKALADPISSTVLHLQSSFIQSNARGLLSGSTILYLADEEQTDLLNRTCFGRQILTAEKDKQWFQFGMEEAFYLSYHLNCLKIVDGQDCEMNFQELWRYMKTQKATFPEFYIAYRHLRLKNWVVRPGSQYGVDFVAYRHHPALVHSEFAVLVLSEGRDSNGNGRLRVWSDFLCTIRLCGSVAKTLLVLSVNDNGSEFVSPSCLDSYSIEERTVTRWSPEQCRENPAEV